TGCGCTTCCTCGACCAGCCGGAGATCAAGGCCCAGTACCACCGGGTCGAGAAGGACTCGAAGAACTTCGGCCGGGTGTTCGTGCACTTCCGCTGGAAGTAGCGCCGCCTACGCGCTCAGGCGCGGGTAGTCCGTGTAGCCCTCGGCGCCCGCCCCGTAGAACGTCGCCGCGTTGGGCTGGTTCTCCGGGTGCTCACCCTTCCACCGCTCCACGAGGTCCGGGTTGGCGATCGCAAGACGGCCGACGGCCACGGCGTCCGCGTGCGCATCCTCGACCAGCGCGATCGCCTCGTCCCGCGAGGTGACCGAGCTGAACCCGCTGTTGACGACGAAGGGGCCGCCGAAACGCTCGCGGAGGTCCTGCACGAGAGCGCCCGTCGGCTCGCTGTGCAGCACGCTCACGTAGGCGAGGCCGAGCGGCGCGAGCCCGTCGACCACGGCCTCGTAGGTGGCGGTGGCGTCGCCGAGGTCGGTCTCGAAGACGTCCTGGATGTTGTGCATCGGCGACAACCGGATGCCCACCCGCCCGGCCCCCACGGCCTCCGCGATCGCCGACGTCACCTCGACCACGAAGCGCGCCCGCGCCTCCGGGGACCCGCCGTACTGGTCGTCGCGGACGTTGGAGACCGGCGAGAGGAACTGGTGCAGCAGGTAGCCGTTGGCGCCGTGCACCTCCACCCCGTCGAGGCCTGCGGCGATGGCGTTCGTGGCCGCGGTGACGAACTCGTCGCGGACCGTCGCGAGCTCCTCGGTGGTGAGCGCGTGCGGCACCGGGTAGGCGACCTTCCCGGTCGTCGTGCGCGTCTCACCATCGATCGCGACGGCGCTCGGCGCGACGATGCGGTCCGTCCCGTTGATCAGCGGGTGCGAGACACGACCGCTGTGCATGAGCTGCATGACGATGCGGCCGCCCTTGGCGTGCACGGCGTCGGCCACCGCGCGCCAGCCGGCGATCTGCTCATCGGTGACGATGCCGGGCTGCCCCGGGTACGCCCGCGACTCGTGGCTCGGGTAGGTCCCCTCGGTGATGATCAGGCCCACGCTCGCTCGCTGCGCGTAGTGTTCCGCCACCAGCGGCCCCGGGATGCCGGCCTCACCCGAACGCGTGCGGGTCAGCGGCGCCATCACGACGCGGTTGGGAAGGTGGAGGTCGCCGAGCGAAACAGGGGAGAACAGATCCATCGAGGCATGCCTTTCGGTGTGCGGACACGTAAGCGGTCGGTATCTGCTGCGCGGTGGGCGCAACCCTGATCCGAACAGCGCCTGCGCGCGCACTATTCCTTCGCGGGTCTCGCGCACTCCATCGAGGTGCCAGATGACCCGACGGGAATGCCTACGGCGTCGGCGACGGCGACGGCGTCGGCGTCGGTGTCGCCTGCTTCCCCTGGGCGATCGCCTTCTCCAGAGCGCTGATGGTGGCGGCGTCGACGGCGCCGGTCGGCTCGACGCCGAGCTTG
This genomic stretch from Leifsonia sp. EB41 harbors:
- a CDS encoding alkene reductase; the protein is MDLFSPVSLGDLHLPNRVVMAPLTRTRSGEAGIPGPLVAEHYAQRASVGLIITEGTYPSHESRAYPGQPGIVTDEQIAGWRAVADAVHAKGGRIVMQLMHSGRVSHPLINGTDRIVAPSAVAIDGETRTTTGKVAYPVPHALTTEELATVRDEFVTAATNAIAAGLDGVEVHGANGYLLHQFLSPVSNVRDDQYGGSPEARARFVVEVTSAIAEAVGAGRVGIRLSPMHNIQDVFETDLGDATATYEAVVDGLAPLGLAYVSVLHSEPTGALVQDLRERFGGPFVVNSGFSSVTSRDEAIALVEDAHADAVAVGRLAIANPDLVERWKGEHPENQPNAATFYGAGAEGYTDYPRLSA